A genomic stretch from Ureibacillus composti includes:
- the fdhF gene encoding formate dehydrogenase subunit alpha, protein MTKININGLSYEVAEGATILDTINQNGIAHPQICHVPSVDPIQTCDTCIVEVDGQLVRSCSTKALDGMNIQLNSDKAKAAQTEAIDRLLENHLLYCTVCDNNNGNCTLHNTAEMMEIEHQKYPYQPKVEPHEVDMSHPFYRYDPNQCIACGQCVEVCQNLQVNETLSLDWEAERPRIIWDEGVAINDSSCVGCGQCVTVCPCNALMEKSMLGEAGFMTGLKQETLDPMISLIKEVEPGYSGIFAVSEVEAAMRSKRTKKTKTVCTFCGVGCSFEVWTKDRKILKVQPSEGPVNAVSTCIKGKFGWDFVNSEERITKPLIRKNEEFVEATWDEALDLISTKLGGIQKEFGPGSVGFISSSKITNEENYLIQKMARQLFGTNDVDNCSRYCQSPATDGLLRTVGFGGDAGTIKDIAKAGLVIIVGANPTEGHPVLATRVKRAHKLHGQKLIVADVRKHEMAERSDIFMRPKQGTDQVWLMAVTKYMIDQGWHDEAFINENVKFFDDFKDVLDKYTLEYAEKETGIKKDVLINVAEMIRDADGTCVLWGMGVTQNTGGSYTSAAISNLLLATGNYRRPGAGAYPLRGHNNVQGACDMGTLPNLLPGYQKVTDDEARAKFEKAYGVEIQPKPGLTNPQMLDAIMEGKMKAMYLVGEDMALVDADANHVDKVLSSLDFFVVQDVFLSRTAQYADVILPAAPSLEKEGTFTNTERRVQRLYQVLPTLGESKADWEILQLVARRLGADWNYSHPSEIYDEMASLSPIFSGNNYDVLEDWGSFLWGSHDGTNTPLLYVDGFNFPDKKARFALNDWVKPVEYEAQYDCHINNGRMLEHFHEGNLTNKSKGIQSKVPEIFVEVSPELAKERGIEDGTLLRLVSPNGALKLNALVTDRVQGNELFLPMNSTSKDSAINFLTGSASDVNTLTPAYKQTKVRVEVLKAKGKSPLPRTNPRNKKRNPQNGVEVERKWNRPGYVHLTTN, encoded by the coding sequence TCTTGATACTATCAATCAAAATGGTATAGCCCATCCACAAATTTGTCATGTCCCATCGGTTGACCCTATTCAAACTTGTGATACTTGTATCGTTGAAGTAGATGGACAGCTAGTTCGATCTTGTTCAACAAAGGCATTAGATGGTATGAATATTCAACTTAATTCTGATAAAGCGAAAGCAGCACAAACAGAAGCAATTGACCGTTTACTAGAAAACCACTTATTATACTGTACGGTTTGTGACAATAACAACGGTAACTGTACACTACATAATACAGCGGAAATGATGGAAATCGAACATCAAAAATATCCTTATCAACCCAAAGTTGAACCACATGAAGTGGACATGTCTCACCCATTTTACCGTTACGATCCTAACCAATGTATTGCTTGTGGACAATGTGTAGAAGTGTGTCAAAACTTACAGGTTAATGAAACATTATCCTTAGATTGGGAAGCGGAAAGACCACGCATTATTTGGGATGAGGGTGTTGCGATTAATGATTCTTCATGCGTCGGTTGCGGACAATGTGTTACCGTTTGTCCTTGTAACGCTTTAATGGAAAAATCAATGCTTGGAGAAGCTGGTTTTATGACTGGCCTTAAACAAGAAACATTGGATCCAATGATTAGTTTAATAAAAGAGGTTGAACCAGGATATAGCGGTATCTTCGCAGTTTCCGAAGTTGAAGCTGCCATGCGAAGCAAACGTACGAAAAAGACAAAAACCGTTTGTACTTTCTGTGGTGTAGGCTGCTCATTTGAAGTTTGGACAAAAGACCGCAAGATTTTAAAAGTACAGCCTTCTGAAGGTCCTGTGAATGCAGTTTCTACTTGTATTAAAGGGAAATTTGGCTGGGACTTCGTTAACTCCGAAGAACGAATTACAAAACCTTTAATTCGTAAAAACGAAGAATTTGTTGAAGCAACATGGGATGAAGCCTTAGATTTAATCTCTACAAAACTTGGTGGTATTCAAAAAGAATTTGGCCCTGGTTCTGTTGGTTTTATCTCTTCTTCTAAAATTACGAATGAAGAAAACTACTTAATTCAAAAAATGGCACGTCAATTGTTTGGAACGAACGATGTCGATAACTGTTCACGTTATTGTCAATCTCCAGCTACAGATGGTTTACTGCGCACAGTTGGTTTTGGTGGTGATGCAGGAACAATTAAGGATATAGCGAAAGCTGGTCTTGTTATCATTGTTGGGGCAAACCCAACAGAAGGTCACCCTGTATTAGCGACTCGTGTAAAACGTGCCCATAAGTTACATGGTCAAAAATTAATTGTTGCCGATGTTCGTAAGCACGAAATGGCTGAACGCTCTGACATCTTTATGCGTCCAAAACAAGGTACTGACCAAGTTTGGTTAATGGCCGTAACAAAATATATGATTGATCAAGGTTGGCATGATGAAGCCTTTATTAATGAAAATGTAAAATTCTTTGATGATTTCAAAGATGTTCTTGATAAATACACACTTGAATACGCAGAAAAAGAAACAGGCATTAAGAAAGATGTATTAATCAATGTTGCGGAAATGATTCGTGATGCAGACGGTACTTGTGTACTTTGGGGTATGGGTGTTACACAAAATACAGGCGGTTCTTATACTTCAGCAGCGATTTCAAATCTTCTTTTAGCTACTGGTAACTATCGCCGTCCAGGTGCAGGAGCTTACCCTCTTCGCGGACATAATAACGTTCAAGGTGCTTGTGATATGGGTACATTACCAAATCTATTACCAGGCTATCAAAAAGTTACAGATGACGAAGCACGTGCTAAGTTTGAAAAAGCATATGGTGTTGAAATTCAACCGAAACCAGGTCTTACGAACCCACAAATGTTAGATGCAATTATGGAAGGTAAAATGAAAGCGATGTATTTAGTTGGTGAAGATATGGCGTTAGTTGATGCTGATGCTAATCATGTAGATAAAGTTCTTTCATCATTAGACTTCTTCGTTGTTCAAGATGTATTCCTATCACGTACAGCACAATATGCTGATGTTATTTTACCAGCAGCACCGTCTCTTGAAAAAGAAGGTACATTTACGAACACTGAACGTCGTGTTCAACGCTTATATCAAGTTTTACCAACACTTGGTGAATCAAAAGCAGATTGGGAAATCCTTCAATTGGTTGCACGTCGTTTAGGAGCAGATTGGAACTACAGTCACCCTAGTGAAATCTATGATGAAATGGCTAGTCTTTCTCCTATTTTCTCTGGAAATAACTACGATGTATTAGAAGATTGGGGCAGTTTCCTTTGGGGTAGCCATGATGGTACAAATACACCTTTACTATACGTAGATGGCTTTAACTTCCCTGACAAAAAAGCTCGTTTTGCTTTAAACGATTGGGTAAAACCTGTTGAATATGAAGCACAGTATGATTGTCATATTAACAATGGACGTATGTTAGAACACTTCCACGAAGGAAACTTGACTAATAAATCAAAAGGTATTCAATCAAAAGTACCTGAAATTTTCGTAGAAGTATCACCTGAATTAGCGAAAGAACGAGGCATTGAAGATGGAACTCTATTACGTTTAGTTTCTCCAAATGGCGCCCTAAAATTAAACGCCCTTGTAACAGATCGTGTGCAAGGTAACGAGCTATTCTTACCAATGAACTCTACTAGCAAAGATTCAGCAATCAATTTCTTAACAGGTTCAGCTTCTGATGTGAATACATTAACACCTGCCTATAAACAAACAAAAGTTAGAGTGGAAGTACTAAAAGCAAAAGGTAAATCACCACTTCCTAGAACAAATCCAAGAAATAAAAAACGTAATCCACAAAATGGTGTCGAAGTAGAACGTAAATGGAATCGTCCTGGCTACGTTCACTTAACAACTAATTAA